From the Hydrogenispora ethanolica genome, the window ACATGCTGTATGCCCTGGCTCCTTTTAGCAATATCCATAAGGCGGCCTTTACGGTCCAGGTCGGAACCATCCCGGTGTTATGTTATTCCAGCTTGATTAATCATCTGATCAATCTGGAATCGAACCATCAGAACATCCATATTGATTTTGTGGAACGGGAACAGACGGAGCTGCTCAAAATGCTGGATCGCAACCAAATCGATTTTATCATTGTGCGGATCGATTATTTGTCGCAGGATGAATATGATTCGATTCCGCTGGCCATCGAGAAGATCGGTGTGGTATGCTCCGCCAAATGTCATTTGGCTTCCAAGAAAAGATTGAACCTGCGGGATTTGGAGAACGAAGCTTTTATTCTGCTGAATAACACCTCCAGCCTGTATCAGCTCTGCATCGATGCCTGCCGCAAGGCCGGCTTTATCCCGCGCGTGAATTATACGAGTTCCCGCCATGAAGCATTGTTGGCCATGATCAATAATGGTCTCGGTTTGACGCTGTTGCCAGAGAGTCTGCTGGATTTGGAGAATAGCCAAAAATTACGTTATATTCCTTTAGAGGATAATGTCACCAGCACCATCGCGTTAGTCCGGAAGAAGGAGATGCGGAATAATCAAAAAAATAATCATTTCCAAAACATTGTCAAAGAATATTTTAAAGAGATCCATCTGGGCAACGGGATGGAACCAATGGGGGCTTTGGAATGAACCAGCTCATTTTAGTGGATTTACTCGACCGGGAAATCGGCGGGGCGGGAAAAATAGAGGCTCACCGCGAGGGGCTGCTGCATCGCGCTTTTTCGGTATTTATTTGCCATGATGGCCAAATGTTGCTGCAAAAAAGAGCGTATCACAAATACCATTCCGGAGGGTTATGGACCAATGCCTGTTGTTCCCATCCCCGGCAGGGAGAGAAGCTGGCGGCGGCGGTCCGGGAACGGCTGCGGCATGAATTGAACATCGCGCCAGATACTTGTCGCGTCACGGAAATTTTTGATTTTGTCTATTTTCAGAAATATGGCGATCATCTGTTTGAATACGAATATGACCATGTTTTTTTGGCGGATTACGGCGGAGCGCTTCAGGCGAATCCCGACGAGATTGCGGCAATTCGCTGGGTCGCTTTGGAAGATTTACAAGCGGATTTACTGACCCGTCCGCAAGATTATTCCGCCTGGTTTCTGATTGCCGCGCCTAAAGTTTTACAGTTTCTGATGCGGGCTGAAAGACCCCAAGCAATTCTTGGGTAGGAATCACCCGTTGCGCGTCTTGGATCATAGAACCCTGCGTCTTTGCGCCTCTGCGGGAGGAGAATAATAGGCCGGGGAGAGTGATTCGGGGGAAATTATATTGTCTCCCGCAAGACGCGGAGGCGCGGAGAAATGACGGAAAAGAAACATTATGAAATCGACTGACAATCCGGGAAGTAGCCCGGTTTTTTTATTTCCCGGTTTTTATAAAAACTTTATGGAAAACCACATCGAATTCACCACGAACTTTCGATTTAAGGTAAATTAGCCACAGGTAATACCGCTTTGCGTGAGACGGTTTGAAAGGTGTTGGTTGATTTTATAGCACCAAATGAATATAATATGGTTAGAATATTACTACAAGGAGTTAAACCCATGCAGATTAAACCGTCCGCAAGCATCCGGCAGAATTATAATGAAATCGCGGCGTTGTGTAAGTCCTCCGGCGAGCCGGTGTATCTCACCAAAAATGGCGAGGGCGATCTGGTGGTGATGGATATCGAGGCATTTAGCCGCCGCGAGAAAATGTTGAAGCTGCGGGAAGAATTGCTGGCCGTCGAGGAAGATCGTTTGGCCGGACGCTTCGGAGTTGCCCCGGATGAACTGGACAGCTATCTGGAATGTATTATTGACGAGGTCGAACATGGAAAAGAATCCTCAATATAGGATGATCGTTTCCGACCGCGCCCGTCAAATGCTGACGGCCCATGTCCGGTTTTTGGCGCAGAAAAGTCCAGCCGATGCCCGCCGGGTAAAAGACGACCTGCTGGAAGCGGTCCGTTCCCTGCACCGGATGCCGGAGCGTTTTCCGTTTTTGAACGCTGAGTTCATACCGGTGAACAAGTATCATAAAATGTTCGTTGCAAAGTGGTATCTGATTTTGTATCTAATCAAGGACCAGACGGTTTACGTGGAT encodes:
- a CDS encoding LysR family transcriptional regulator, yielding MTLNQIMYFLAIVEQKNFSHAAEKMFISQSSLSKQIKAIENELGVILFSRDNYQIELTAAGKAFLAFATQFSKDYSDMLYALAPFSNIHKAAFTVQVGTIPVLCYSSLINHLINLESNHQNIHIDFVEREQTELLKMLDRNQIDFIIVRIDYLSQDEYDSIPLAIEKIGVVCSAKCHLASKKRLNLRDLENEAFILLNNTSSLYQLCIDACRKAGFIPRVNYTSSRHEALLAMINNGLGLTLLPESLLDLENSQKLRYIPLEDNVTSTIALVRKKEMRNNQKNNHFQNIVKEYFKEIHLGNGMEPMGALE
- the idi gene encoding isopentenyl-diphosphate Delta-isomerase, coding for MNQLILVDLLDREIGGAGKIEAHREGLLHRAFSVFICHDGQMLLQKRAYHKYHSGGLWTNACCSHPRQGEKLAAAVRERLRHELNIAPDTCRVTEIFDFVYFQKYGDHLFEYEYDHVFLADYGGALQANPDEIAAIRWVALEDLQADLLTRPQDYSAWFLIAAPKVLQFLMRAERPQAILG
- a CDS encoding type II toxin-antitoxin system Phd/YefM family antitoxin; this translates as MQIKPSASIRQNYNEIAALCKSSGEPVYLTKNGEGDLVVMDIEAFSRREKMLKLREELLAVEEDRLAGRFGVAPDELDSYLECIIDEVEHGKESSI
- a CDS encoding type II toxin-antitoxin system RelE/ParE family toxin, coding for MEKNPQYRMIVSDRARQMLTAHVRFLAQKSPADARRVKDDLLEAVRSLHRMPERFPFLNAEFIPVNKYHKMFVAKWYLILYLIKDQTVYVDSIVDCRKDYRWLVQ